Proteins encoded by one window of Tamandua tetradactyla isolate mTamTet1 chromosome 24, mTamTet1.pri, whole genome shotgun sequence:
- the PDHA2 gene encoding pyruvate dehydrogenase E1 component subunit alpha, testis-specific form, mitochondrial, with protein sequence MKKMLAAAVSRVLSRVSQKPSSRVQVAVCNYSNDAAFEIKKCDLYRLEEGPPDTTVLTREDGLKYYRMMQTVRRMELKADQLYKQKFIRGFCHLCDGQEACCVGLEAGINPTDHVITSYRAHGFSYTRGLSVRAILAELTGRKGGCAKGKGGSMHMYGKNFYGGNGIVGAQVPLGAGIALACKYKGKDEICLTLYGDGAANQGQLFEAYNMAALWKLPCVFICENNRYGMGTSVERAAASTEYYKRGNFIPGLKVDGMDVLCVREAVKFAAAFCRSGKGPILMELQTYRYHGHSMSDPGVSYRSRQEIQEVRSKSDPIMLLKDRMVNSKLVSVEELKEIDAEVKKEIEDAAQFASSDPEPSLEELGYHIYSSNSPFEVRGANQWIKYKSIS encoded by the coding sequence ATGAAGAAGATGCTGGCCGCTGCCGTCTCTCGCGTGTTGTCGAGGGTCTCCCAGAAGCCTTCTAGCAGAGTACAGGTGGCAGTCTGTAACTATTCGAATGATGCTGCTTTTGAAATTAAGAAATGTGATCTTTATCGGTTAGAAGAAGGCCCTCCTGACACAACAGTGCTCACCAGAGAGGACGGGCTCAAGTACTACAGGATGATGCAGACCGTTCGCCGCATGGAATTAAAGGCAGAtcagctgtataaacagaaattCATTCGTGGTTTCTGTCACTTGTGTGATGGTCAGGAAGCTTGTTGTGTGGGGCTTGAGGCAGGCATAAACCCCACGGATCACGTCATCACATCCTATCGGGCTCACGGCTTCAGCTACACTCGTGGGCTTTCCGTCCGAGCAATTCTTGCAGAGCTTACAGGAAGGAAAGGCGGTTGTGCTAAAGGAAAAGGAGGCTCGATGCACATGTATGGCAAGAACTTCTATGGGGGCAATGGCATTGTCGGAGCCCAGGTGCCCCTGGGAGCCGGAATTGCTCTAGCCTGTAAGTATAAGGGAAAAGATGAGATCTGTCTGACTTTATATGGCGATGGTGCTGCTAATCAGGGTCAGCTGTTCGAAGCTTACAATATGGCAGCTTTGTGGAAATTACCTTGTGTTTTCATCTGTGAGAATAACCGCTATGGAATGGGAACATCTGTTGAGAGAGCAGCAGCCAGCACTGAGTACTACAAGAGAGGCAATTTTATTCCTGGGCTAAAGGTAGATGGAATGGATGTTCTGTGTGTCCGGGAGGCGGTGAAGTTTGCAGCTGCCTTTTGTCGATCTGGAAAGGGGCCCATACTGATGGAGCTGCAGACGTACCGTTATCATGGACACAGTATGAGTGACCCCGGAGTCAGTTATCGTTCCCGACAAGAAATTCAGGAAGTAAGAAGTAAGAGTGACCCTATTATGCTTCTGAAAGATAGAATGGTAAATAGCAAGCTTGTCAGTGttgaggaattaaaagaaattgatgcggaagtgaagaaggaaattgaGGATGCTGCCCAGTTTGCCTCGAGTGATCCCGAACCGTCTTTGGAAGAATTAGGCTATCATATCTACAGCAGTAATTCACCTTTTGAAGTTCGTGGTGCAAATCAGTGGATCAAATATAAATCCATCAGTTAA